In Apium graveolens cultivar Ventura chromosome 10, ASM990537v1, whole genome shotgun sequence, the following are encoded in one genomic region:
- the LOC141688849 gene encoding uncharacterized protein LOC141688849 — protein MIAFKCITTFTPTKHVLFHEGRPTKRKNFILLSKSNNSDTTSPTPEGDAQKQELLAKIAMLQTQKVRLTGFLEERSDYLTQFAEEANAEIDQIGEEALKELEETSSRIMGNLESQMQAFEESAESNKLEIEKNEQMLAEFEGQIEESRNEGMFFKNLGEKAPIDKEKGMKEAIKEAKKIGQTITESAGQKTRRNIYLALIGLLSIGIVDSLISSTDYRKALVLGVLLIGVLTQVIYEQSIVSETEKAQEAETKEDK, from the exons ATGATTGCATTCAAATGTATAACTACCTTTACTCCCACCAAACATGTTCTTTTCCACGAAGGAAGACCGACAAAGAGGAAAAATTTCATCTTACTCTCAAAGTCAAATAATTCAGATACAACATCCCCCACACCTGAAGGAGATGCGCAGAAGCAGGAACTTCTTGCCAAAATTGCAATGCTTCAAACTCAAAAAGTTCGTCTTACTGGTTTTTTAGAAGAGCGCTCTGATTATCTAACTCAGTTTGCCGAAGAAGCTAATGCTGAGATTGATCAGATAGGAGAAGAAGCGCTTAAAGAACTGGAAGAAACCAGCTCAAGG ATAATGGGGAATCTTGAGAGCCAGATGCAAGCCTTCGAAGAATCAGCAGAATCAAACAAACTGGAAATAGAAAAGAACGAACAAATGTTGGCAGAATTTGAAGGTCAAATTGAGGAGAGTAGAAATGAGGGAATGTTCTTCAAAAACCTAGGAGAAAAGGCCCCCATAGATAAAGAGAAGGGGATGAAAGAGGCAATAAAAGAGGCAAAGAAAATTGGACAGACTATTACTGAAAGTGCGGGACAGAAAACTAGAAGAAATATCTACCTTGCACTAATAGGTCTGCTGAGTATAGGGATTGTTGACTCTTTGATCTCTTCAACAGATTATCGCAAAGCCCTGGTTCTTGGCGTGCTTCTGATTGGGGTGCTTACACAAGTCATCTATGAGCAAAGCATCGTATCGGAAACAGAAAAAGCACAGGAAGCAGAAACCAAGGAAGATAAATAG